The following DNA comes from Lentimicrobiaceae bacterium.
TTATATTGAACTTCGTTCGTGTATAGAAAGCTGTGCAGGTGGAGTACTTCTGACAAGCAATAAGTTTTTAATATCCGAAAAAATTAAAAAAAGTCAGTTGTCGTCTTCAGCCCAAAATGAACCCGCCGAAGTTGCCGATGTTATACAAAAATACGATGAGTTTTTACAATCGCAAATACAAGTTGATGCGGTTTTACCAAGAAACATGATGAAACTTGATGAAAAAATCGAAGTTGCTATGCAAAAATTAGATAGAATCTCCAAAATAATGAAGATTTTACCGCAAATAGACTGCTCGGTATGTGGCTCACCAAATTGCAATGCCTTCGCAAGTGATATTGCTAATCACGAGGCAAAACTAGAGCAGTGCATATTCATACAACGTAGTATGGAACAAAAAGACAAACTCACTCCCGACAAATCATATCAAATTATGATTGACATATGGGGAAAAAATAAATTTAATAAAATCAATTAATATTATTAAATATGAAAGTTTCAGAATTAGTAAATAAATTAAACCTTAAAGTTTGGGGTACCTGCAAAGGTGAAGATATCGACATCACCGGAGGGTATACTTCTGACTTGCTGAGCGATGTTATGGGAAAAGCCCAAAGTGGCGACGTGTGGATTACAATTCAATCGCACAAAAACGTTGTGGCTGTAGCGTCTCTGAAAGACCTTGCATGTATTATATTAATAAACAATGCAAAGCCTGAAGATGACATGTTGGAACAAGCTAATGAAGAAAACATTCCGGTATTAGGAACTGAACTTACTGCATTTGAAGTATCGGGCTTGATATACAATCTTATAAAATAAATTTAGGATATGAACAATTATAGGGCAGATATACATATACACACAGTCTTATCACCTTGCGGAGATATAGACATGAGCCCTATTAATATTATTAATAAAGCTGTTTCGCTCAATTTGGATATAATTGGCATAACCGACCATAACTCAACACTTCATTGCGAACTGATAAAAAAAATAGGCGAAAAACACAAACTGTTCGTACTTATGGGAGCCGAAGTTACTACCAAAGAAGAGGTGCATTGTTTAGCATTTTTTGAAGATACAATTTCACTAAAAGCATTTCAAAAATACTTAGAAGAACACCTACCTCCTATAGTTAATGATGTTGATAGGTTTGGCTATCAGGTAGTTGTTGATGAAAACGAAGACATAATCGACCAAGTTGAATATTTGCTAATATCTGGTATAAACCAATCAATAGACCAAGTTGAAAGAAAAGTACACGAATTAGACGGACTATTTATTCCGGCTCATATCGATAAAAAATCAACAAGCCTTATAAGTCAGTTGGGTTTTATTCCTCCCGACCTTAAAGCAGATGCTCTCGAAATTTCCAGTAATTGGGAAAAATCGCCCGAAGTTGTTGCAATGGCTAAAATGACAAATCTGCCATTGATTACAAATTCTGATGCACATTTTATTGAACAAATAGGCAAACAGTACACAATATTTTCTTTAAACGAACTATCGTATAAAGGAATTAAAGAAGCTTTAGAATCAAAATCGGTAAAACCAATGCTAAATTAAATGAAAGACTTATCGCTACATATTATGGATATAGTACAGAACTCAATAACTGCGGGCTCTGATACTATAATAGTATCTATAGATAAGAATAGCGAAGAATTTTTGTTACAAATAATAGACAATGGCAAAGGAATGAGCGAAGAAACAGTAAAACGAGTTACCGACCCCTATTACACCTCGCGCACAACGCGAAAAGTCGGTTTAGGTATTCCTTTACTAAAACAAAATGCCGAAAGAACAAATGGAACATTCAACATACACTCGGTAATAAATGAAGGCACAACAATAAGCGCTAAGTTTATGCATACCAATATCGATATGTTGCCACTTGGAGATATTGGCGGAGTTATTTCTCTTTGCATGAGTTCGAACCCCGATATTAACTTTATTTTTAAATTTAAAACAAACGACGACATATTTGAAATAAGCACAAACGAAATTAAAGAAGTACTTGAAGATGTTCCTATAAGCGACCCTCAAGTCATATCTTATATAAAAAACATCATAAACGAAAACATAAAATAAAAAAATTATATTAACAATAAAACCTTATTAATATGAACAAAATCAAATCGCTAGCCGACCTCAAGAGAATAAAATCTGAGGTTCAGGAAAAAATGAAATCTCGCGAAAACAGCGAAAACCCTGAAAGCATTCCACAAATAAAAGTAGCTATGGCTACCTGTGGTATAGCTGCAGGAGCTAAAGAAGTAATGGAGTATCTAATCAACGAATTAGACAAAAGAAACATTAACGCCGTAGTAACTCAAACAGGCTGTATGGGATATTGCTATGCAGAACCCACACTAGAAGTTAAACTACCCGGCGACGACCCCGTTGTTTTTGGATACGTTGATACTAAAAAAGTGGATGAAATTATTAGCAAGTATATTCTTGAAAAAGAACTTGTTGATGGAATTATTCCTGTAAATTACGAAAAAATTGATGATAACAACTAAATAAAACCAATATGAATAAGAAATATAAAATGCACTTACTAGTCTGTGGAGGCACAGGCTGTAAAGCTTCGGAGAGCGCATTAATAATCGAAAGCTTAAAAACGGAGCTAATAAATAAAGGTCTTGAAAATGACGTGCAAGTTATTAAAACCGGTTGTTTTGGTTTTTGCGAAAAAGGACCTATTGTTAAAGTTCAACCCGACAACACTTTTTATGTAGAAGTTAGACCGAGCGATGCTACAGAAATCATTGCCGAGCACGTAATAAAAGGACGTAAAGTTGAAAGACTTCTGTACAAAGACCCAACAAAAAAAGAGACTATTGAAGACTCGAAACACATGGGTTTTTATCGTAAACAATTACGTATAGCCTTACGTAACTGTGGTTTTATCGACCCCGAAAACATCGACGAATATATTTCGAGAGATGGCTACGCTGCACTTGCAAAATGTATTACCGAAATGACTCCTCAACAAGTAATTGATGAGATAAAAAATAGCGGACTACGTGGTAGAGGTGGTGCAGGTTTCCCCACAGGTTTAAAATGGGAAATCACATCAAAAAGCGTAAGCGACCAAAAATATGTTGTTTGTAATGCCGACGAAGGCGACCCAGGTGCTTTTATGGACAGGTCTATACTTGAAGGCGACCCGCACTCAATTATAGAAGCTATGGCTATTTGCGGTTATTGTATAGGAGCAACTAAAGGTCTTATCTACATTAGAGCCGAATATCCACTTGCTATCCAAAGACTAAAAATAGCAATCAATCAAGCACAAGAATTAGGACTTCTTGGAGATGGAATTCTTGGCACGGATTTCAAATTCAATCTTGAATTGCGTTACGGAGCAGGAGCCTTTGTTTGTGGTGAAGAAATGGCTCTTATACGCTCAATGGAAGGTAAAAGAGGCGAACCTACACTTAAACCTCCATTCCCAAGTGTTTCGGGATATTTAGAAAAACCTACAAACGTTAATAACGTTGAAACATTTGCTAACGTTCCGGCTATTATTAATAAAGGAGCTGAATGGTTCTCGTCAATTGGAACCGAAAAATCTAAAGGAACCAAAGTATTTGCTTTAGCAGGTAAAATTAATAACGTAGGACTAATTGAAGTTCCTATGGGAACAACTCTTAGAGAAGTTATTTTTGAAATAGGTGGTGGAATTAAAGACGGCAAAAAATTTAAAGCTGTTCAAACAGGTGGTCCTTCGGGCGGTTGCTTAACTGAAAAACACCTTGACCTACCTATCGACTTTGATAACCTTGTGAAAGCTGGTTCTATGATGGGTTCAGGAGGTATGGTTGTTATGGACGAAGACGACTGTATGGTTTCTATTGCTAAGTTTTACTTAGATTTTACCGTTGAAGAATCGTGCGGAAAATGTGCTCCATGTAGAATTGGAAACAAACGTCTTAACGAAATACTTGACAGAATTTGCCAAGGAAAAGGTAAAATGGAAGACATCGACCTATTACGTAACTTAAGCACTGTTATTAAAGATACAGCTCTTTGCGGTTTAGGACAAACTTCACCAAATCCGGTTTTATCGACATTAGACGGTTTCTACGATGAATATGTAGCTCACATTGAAGAACACAGATGCCCTAGCGGACACTGTAAAGCTTTGATGAAATATGTTATTGAACCGGAAAATTGTGTTGGATGTACCGCTTGTGCCAGAAATTGCCCGGTTAATGCAATTTCGGGAGAGAGAAAACAACCTCACGTTATAGACCAAGAAAAGTGTATTAAATGTGGTGCTTGTATAGAAAGATGTAAATTTAATGCAATACATATAAAATAACCAACACATAAATAATTTATCACTCAAGAAAAATAATTAAAGAATATGGATAAAATAAAATTAACAATTGATAAAAAAGAAGTTGAGGTAGCACGTGGCACAACTATACTAGACGCCGCTAAAAGTGTTGGTATTACTATACCCACTCTTTGTTATTTACACCTCGAAGATTTTAACATTACAAACCGTCCGGCAGGTTGCCGTATATGCGTTGTTGAAGTAGAA
Coding sequences within:
- a CDS encoding PHP-associated domain-containing protein, whose product is MNNYRADIHIHTVLSPCGDIDMSPINIINKAVSLNLDIIGITDHNSTLHCELIKKIGEKHKLFVLMGAEVTTKEEVHCLAFFEDTISLKAFQKYLEEHLPPIVNDVDRFGYQVVVDENEDIIDQVEYLLISGINQSIDQVERKVHELDGLFIPAHIDKKSTSLISQLGFIPPDLKADALEISSNWEKSPEVVAMAKMTNLPLITNSDAHFIEQIGKQYTIFSLNELSYKGIKEALESKSVKPMLN
- a CDS encoding DRTGG domain-containing protein encodes the protein MKVSELVNKLNLKVWGTCKGEDIDITGGYTSDLLSDVMGKAQSGDVWITIQSHKNVVAVASLKDLACIILINNAKPEDDMLEQANEENIPVLGTELTAFEVSGLIYNLIK
- a CDS encoding ATP-binding protein, with the protein product MKDLSLHIMDIVQNSITAGSDTIIVSIDKNSEEFLLQIIDNGKGMSEETVKRVTDPYYTSRTTRKVGLGIPLLKQNAERTNGTFNIHSVINEGTTISAKFMHTNIDMLPLGDIGGVISLCMSSNPDINFIFKFKTNDDIFEISTNEIKEVLEDVPISDPQVISYIKNIINENIK
- a CDS encoding NADH-ubiquinone oxidoreductase-F iron-sulfur binding region domain-containing protein; its protein translation is MNKKYKMHLLVCGGTGCKASESALIIESLKTELINKGLENDVQVIKTGCFGFCEKGPIVKVQPDNTFYVEVRPSDATEIIAEHVIKGRKVERLLYKDPTKKETIEDSKHMGFYRKQLRIALRNCGFIDPENIDEYISRDGYAALAKCITEMTPQQVIDEIKNSGLRGRGGAGFPTGLKWEITSKSVSDQKYVVCNADEGDPGAFMDRSILEGDPHSIIEAMAICGYCIGATKGLIYIRAEYPLAIQRLKIAINQAQELGLLGDGILGTDFKFNLELRYGAGAFVCGEEMALIRSMEGKRGEPTLKPPFPSVSGYLEKPTNVNNVETFANVPAIINKGAEWFSSIGTEKSKGTKVFALAGKINNVGLIEVPMGTTLREVIFEIGGGIKDGKKFKAVQTGGPSGGCLTEKHLDLPIDFDNLVKAGSMMGSGGMVVMDEDDCMVSIAKFYLDFTVEESCGKCAPCRIGNKRLNEILDRICQGKGKMEDIDLLRNLSTVIKDTALCGLGQTSPNPVLSTLDGFYDEYVAHIEEHRCPSGHCKALMKYVIEPENCVGCTACARNCPVNAISGERKQPHVIDQEKCIKCGACIERCKFNAIHIK
- a CDS encoding (2Fe-2S) ferredoxin domain-containing protein → MNKIKSLADLKRIKSEVQEKMKSRENSENPESIPQIKVAMATCGIAAGAKEVMEYLINELDKRNINAVVTQTGCMGYCYAEPTLEVKLPGDDPVVFGYVDTKKVDEIISKYILEKELVDGIIPVNYEKIDDNN